A segment of the Suncus etruscus isolate mSunEtr1 chromosome 7, mSunEtr1.pri.cur, whole genome shotgun sequence genome:
GAGGGGAGAGGACAGAACTGGGCTGCTCTGGGATACCCAGTACAGTTCATGGGGGAACAGGGAGGCTGGAAACCAATGGACAGCTGAGAGGCCAAAGGCGGGACTGAGGGCTCGGGGTGATGGGTGCCCAGAACAGGTCATAAGGGAGGACAGAGAAGACTAAGTTCAAGGTCCCAGGAAAGATGGACGAGGGTGGTGAAGGGGTCTGGAGAAGTTTTTGGGCCCAGCCTTACTCAATTTCTCCTGGAGCCCAGAACAGCAGATAAAATGGGGCTAAGGGCTGTATGGGGAGGGAAGGTGCTGTATCTGGGGGGTTTTGATCCAGGGGTGCTGGGAAATGATGGACTTCTCTAAAAGTAGGGATTGGAAGAGCACTTCTCCTGGGACACTCGGGGTGCACAGGCACCCCATGGCGCTGGCTATCAGTTGGTCTACTCGGGATCCGGAATCTGCTCCAACATTAGGTCCTCTCGCTGGTCAATCTTCACATGGTAGATGATTCGCCAGAAGTTGGAGTCTGAATCCCGGTACCTGTTTCTAGGGTACAGCTGCCACATCATGGGCAGCCGGTGGGGGCTGAGCTCGCTGGGGCGCATAGCCTGTCCCTTCTCCACATCTTCCTGGCGCACGAGCACTTGGCGTTTCGAGCCATTCTCAATAATGATGGGCAGCCAGGTGCGCTGGTTCTCGTCCAGGTATGTGTTCTTACCCCAGACCCACAGATGGTCGGGGTGTTTGTATACCCTCGCCTGGTGGACATGTCTCTCAGCCATGGTGCCAGGGGTTGTTCCAGGAGCCTGGAGGCCAGTAGTGGATGTCGGATGCAGGACTGCGAGGCGCCCTCCAGTGGCAGGGCAGAAGACAGACAGTCTAAAACTTTTTGATAATTGCAGTAATATTGATGATACGGTGCTAATGAAAATATACACAGATTAAGAATCaaaagagaaagttaaaaaaatggcCCCTGTAAATATTGGAGCATAATTTTGAAAGTGGTACAAAGGCAATTCAATGGCAAAAAGAAAGATGCTTCAACAAATGATGTCAAATAATAAGATCctcttatagaaataaataagaaaataggcaaacctaaatattttatataatatttagccCAAAATGAATTATAGAGGCAAAAATTTCAAAACTATAAACATTGATATGAAATTTGTCAGAAAAGTTTTATGACTTGGTCAAAACAAAGTTCTTAGATATAATacataaaaactaaatttaatcAAAAGGAAAAGTTTTCTGTAAAGATATTACTCACACACTGAAAAGGCAAACAACAGAGTAAATAGAAAATATCTGTATATTACATACCAGAAAATACAAAATCAAcagtaaataaatgttaaaattcaaTTAGAAATCAAGCAT
Coding sequences within it:
- the LOC126014177 gene encoding T-cell leukemia/lymphoma protein 1A-like; this translates as MAGTVSSILLQLSKSFRLSVFCPATGGRLAVLHPTSTTGLQAPGTTPGTMAERHVHQARVYKHPDHLWVWGKNTYLDENQRTWLPIIIENGSKRQVLVRQEDVEKGQAMRPSELSPHRLPMMWQLYPRNRYRDSDSNFWRIIYHVKIDQREDLMLEQIPDPE